The Arabidopsis thaliana chromosome 5, partial sequence genomic interval CCGAGTATATTAATGTATGAGAGTAATTGGTTTACTTAAACCAGATAATTAAGATTGAATTGATGTAAACCGAGGTCAAAGCCTCCATATATATAAGTGAGAGTTACTGAGAAGTGAGAAATAAGCAAATCAGTTCTtcatttctccttcttcatatAAAATCCTCTCAGGTATCAGAGCAATTTGCTCCATTGCGTTGCTGATTTCTTCAATTGATCGTATGTTTTCTCCGATGACGAAGAAACAATCCAAGCTCAGGATTTACAATCAGAAAATGTTTCACCTCGCGCTAGTAGATCTCCTTCAACTCGAGAGATTCCGCGTCATGATTCTTCCCCGATTGATACCAATCGTGTTTCTTCTGGATCTAACGATTGTATCTCTGTCCCGACCACCCGAGAATTGCTCCGATTTGCTTTAGCGATGCAATTTCGCTTGTTTGGTATGTCTGAAGTTCCCGAACTCTCTTTCAGTCTCTCTAAGCATTTAGCTTCTGGATATCTCTATGTTGATGATGTTTGTTGCAATATGGAGATTTTCGAAATGTTAATGTATTCGTAGAGAGATGGAGATTTGGTtagaaaaacttaaatttcaaAGAAGCTTCTAGTGATGAACTTTCTTTAGCCATCTAATTTAATATAcatcaataaataaacaatGTATGAGTGGAAACCACCTGGAAATTTTGTAAGGGCATGTAAAgtttttggtcaaattttgGAGTCAATGATCTCTATTTAATTCCCTGCAGTGATCAAGAGTTTGatacaaatgattttattggtttcttcttttgatccacttccatggcttcttcttcttctcgcaGCTGGACATACGATGTTTTCCCGAGTTTCAGTGGGGAAGATGTCCGTAAATCATTCCTCAGCCACCTTCTCAAGAAGCTTCATCGCAAATCAATCAATACATTCATAGACAACAACATCGAGAGAAGCCACGCGATCGCCCCTGACCTTTTATCCGCGATAAATAACTCGATGATCTCAATCGTGGTATTCTCTAAGAAGTATGCTTCTTCCACCTGGTGCTTGAATGAATTGGTGGAGATCCACAAGTGTTATAAGGAGTTGACTCAAATTGTCATTCCGATTTTCTACGAAGTTGATCCTTCTGATGTTAGAAAGCAAACCAGAGAGTTTGGCGAGTTCTTTAAAGTGACCTGCGTGGGGAAAACAGAAGATGTGAAGCAACAATGGATAGAAGCTCTTGAAGAGGTAGCAAGTATAGCCGGACATGATTCTAAGAATTGGTATgtgtgtttggtttatttcTTTGCATAGGctctaattttggttttagtgatgttcattgttttcttatgaGTATCTATTGACTTTAGGCCTAACGAAGCAAACATGATTGAACATATCGCCAAAGATGTGTTAAATAAACTTATTGCAACATCATCATCGAATTGTTTTGGAGATCTTGTCGGGATCGAAGCTCATTTAAAGGCAGTGAAGTCAATCTTGTGCTTGGAATCTGAGGAAGCAAGAATGGTAGGGATTTTGGGGCCTTCAGGCATTGGTAAGACTACCATAGCTAGAATTTTATACAGTAAGCTCTCTAGCCAATTCGACTATCAcgtttttggttcttttaaGAGAACCAACCAGGACAACTATGGCATGAAGTTGAGTTGGGAAGAGCAGTTTCTGTCAGAAATTCTAGATCAAAAGGACCTAAAGATAAGCCAATTAGGTGTGGTGAAACAGAGGCTAAAGCATAAGAAAGTACTTATCgttcttgatgatgtggaTAATCTAGAGCTATTAAAGACTTTAGTGGGACAAACCGGGTGGTTTGGACCTGGAAGCAGAATTATCGTGACCACTCAAGATAGGATCCTTCTCAAGTCTCACAAGATTGATCATATTTATGAGGTGGGGTACCCATCGAGAAAATTGGCTCTTCGGATTTTATGTCGATCTGCTTTCGACAGAAACTCCCCACCTGATGGTTTCATGCAGCTTGCAAATGAAGTTACAGAGCTTGTTGGTAATCTTCCTTTGGCTCTCAATATCATGGGTTCGTCTTTGAAAGGGAGGGACAAGGAAGAGTGGATAGAGATGATGCCTAGTCTCCGAAATAGTTTGGTGGATGGAGAAATTCTGAAAACATTAAGAGTCAGCTATGATCGATTACATGGGAATTATCAAGAAATATTCCTTTATATTGCGTGTTTACTAAATTGCTGTGGAGTCGAATACATTATAAGCATGCTTGGAGATAATGCTATCATTGGGTTGAAAATACTGGCTGAGAAGTCCCTCATACATATATCACCACTGGACAAAACTGTAGAGATGCACAGTTTGCTACAAAAGTTGGGTAGAAAGATTGTTCGTGATGAATCCTTTGGAAATCCTGGAAAACGCCGGTTCTTGTTGGATGCTGAGGATATTTGTGATGTATTTACCGATAATACCGTAAGTTCTTACATAATCTTTTCTTCACTGACTCTATTGACATCTAAGCAAGTCactattaaaaatttgttttgattgttaaGAGAATGATTTTATATAGTGGGGATTATATTTCAGGGCACAGAAACTGTACTAGGTATATCTCTTAACACATTGGAAATCAACGGGACATTGTCTGTAGATGATAAATCATTCCAAGGTATGCATAATCTCCAATTTCTTAAAGTTTTCGAGAATTGGCGGCGGGGGAGTGGTGAAGGCATATTGTCTTTACCTCAAGGCCTCAATTCTTTGCCCCGAAAACTCAGACTACTACACTGGTATAAATTCCCGTTGAGGTGTATGCCTTCTAACTTCAAGGCCGAGTATCTGGTTAACCTAGAAATGGCGTATAGCCAGCTTGAGAGGTTGTGGGAAGGAACTCAGGTAATACTATTAAGTAAGATTTTCTTCATTACTTAACTATTGTccattttaaaagaaaatcttgctcttctttcttcacttcGATTGATAAATATGGAGTAAACAAAATGCTTTTACTTATTGAATATAtgcattatttttttcatgttctgttttcagCAACTTGGAAGTCTCAAGAAGATGGATCTGTCCAAGTCcgaaaatttgaaagaaattccAGATCTTTCTTACGCCGTAAATCTAGAGGAAATGGATCTTTGCAGTTGTAAATCTTTGGTAACACTTCCTTCCTCAGTTCGAAATCTTGATAAACTTAGGGTGTTAAGAATGAGTAGCTGCTCAAATGTCGAAGTTCTTCCAACTGATCTCAACTTGGAATCTCTCGATCTCCTTAATCTTGAAGATTGCTCACAGTTGAGAAGTTTTCCTCAGATTTCAAGGAACATTTCAATTCTTAATCTAAGTGGAACTGCAATAGACGAAGAAAGTTCTTTATGGATAGAGAATATGTCTAGGCTCACTCATCTCCGCTGGGACTTTTGTCCACTGAAAAGTCTGCCTTCTAACTTTCGTCAAGAACATCTCGTTTCTTTACATATGACACATAGCAAGCTTGAGAAGTTATGGGAAGGAGCCCAGGTACTTAttccattttatattttggtcTTCCTTCGCTTtgcttttacattttgttgatttagcTTGCATACATGCATCTCTTTGAAGAAGTTTAATTAACGTCATGCTATAAGTATAACTGTATAATTTGATTTGTCAATCTATTGTTTAATCCAAACAGCTCTTTTTggtaataactaataagtcatcatttagataaaataaaacatcattttcttAGATAATTATGGCTGGCTCATTGGACTCATGGGTGcctattttcttgtttattttatttgtatttcaGCCTTTTGGAAATCTCGTGAATATTGATCTTTCGCTATCTGAAAAGCTGAAAGAATTTCCAAATCTTTCAAAGGTCACCAATCTCGATACGTTGGATCTTTATGGTTGCAAAAGTTTGGTGACAGTTCCCTCCTCAATTCAGAGTCTCAGTAAGCTGACGGAATTGAACATGAGAAGATGCACAGGTCTCGAGGCTCTTCCTACGGATGTGAACTTGGAATCTCTTCATACTCTAGATCTCAGTGGGTGCTCAAAGTTGACAACTTTTCCTAAGATTTCAAGAAACATTGAACGTCTCCTTCTGGACGACACTGCGATTGAAGAAGTTCCTTCGTGGATTGATGATTTCTTTGAGCTCACTACACTCAGTATGAAAGGTTGCAAGAGGTTAAGAAACATCTCTACAAGCATTTGTGAATTGAAATGTATTGAGGTGGCAAACTTCTCTGACTGTGAAAGACTCACAGAATTTGATGATGCAAGTATGGTAAGAAGAATCTTACGCACCATTGATGATCTGATAGCACTGTACGAGGAGGCTTCATTTCTTCATGCAATATTTGTACTGTGCAGAAAACTCGTATCAATATGTGCAATGGTTTTTAAATA includes:
- a CDS encoding Disease resistance protein (TIR-NBS-LRR class) family (Disease resistance protein (TIR-NBS-LRR class) family; FUNCTIONS IN: transmembrane receptor activity, ATP binding; INVOLVED IN: signal transduction, apoptosis, defense response, innate immune response; LOCATED IN: intrinsic to membrane; EXPRESSED IN: 9 plant structures; EXPRESSED DURING: 4 anthesis, petal differentiation and expansion stage, E expanded cotyledon stage, D bilateral stage; CONTAINS InterPro DOMAIN/s: NB-ARC (InterPro:IPR002182), Leucine-rich repeat (InterPro:IPR001611), Disease resistance protein (InterPro:IPR000767), Toll-Interleukin receptor (InterPro:IPR000157); BEST Arabidopsis thaliana protein match is: disease resistance protein (TIR-NBS-LRR class), putative (TAIR:AT4G16890.1).) — its product is MASSSSRSWTYDVFPSFSGEDVRKSFLSHLLKKLHRKSINTFIDNNIERSHAIAPDLLSAINNSMISIVVFSKKYASSTWCLNELVEIHKCYKELTQIVIPIFYEVDPSDVRKQTREFGEFFKVTCVGKTEDVKQQWIEALEEVASIAGHDSKNWPNEANMIEHIAKDVLNKLIATSSSNCFGDLVGIEAHLKAVKSILCLESEEARMVGILGPSGIDQKDLKISQLGVVKQRLKHKKVLIVLDDVDNLELLKTLVGQTGWFGPGSRIIVTTQDRILLKSHKIDHIYEVGYPSRKLALRILCRSAFDRNSPPDGFMQLANEVTELVGNLPLALNIMGSSLKGRDKEEWIEMMPSLRNSLVDGEILKTLRVSYDRLHGNYQEIFLYIACLLNCCGVEYIISMLGDNAIIGLKILAEKSLIHISPLDKTVEMHSLLQKLGRKIVRDESFGNPGKRRFLLDAEDICDVFTDNTGTETVLGISLNTLEINGTLSVDDKSFQGMHNLQFLKVFENWRRGSGEGILSLPQGLNSLPRKLRLLHWYKFPLRCMPSNFKAEYLVNLEMAYSQLERLWEGTQQLGSLKKMDLSKSENLKEIPDLSYAVNLEEMDLCSCKSLVTLPSSVRNLDKLRVLRMSSCSNVEVLPTDLNLESLDLLNLEDCSQLRSFPQISRNISILNLSGTAIDEESSLWIENMSRLTHLRWDFCPLKSLPSNFRQEHLVSLHMTHSKLEKLWEGAQPFGNLVNIDLSLSEKLKEFPNLSKVTNLDTLDLYGCKSLVTVPSSIQSLSKLTELNMRRCTGLEALPTDVNLESLHTLDLSGCSKLTTFPKISRNIERLLLDDTAIEEVPSWIDDFFELTTLSMKGCKRLRNISTSICELKCIEVANFSDCERLTEFDDASMVRRILRTIDDLIALYEEASFLHAIFVLCRKLVSICAMVFKYPQALSYFFNSPEADLIFANCSSLDRDAETLILESNHGCAVLPGGKVPNCFMNQACGSSVSIPLHESYYSEEFLGFKACIVLETPPDLNFKQSWIWVRCYFRDKCVEHSVQFSWDSNKMDHLLMINFRLPTKEIIGCPSQLDTDDLMFFFYHHMYYACNSYVNPSPCSVQRIKGCGIKFWDVSPRVLSQSELDTYFSWPVKGEGEAEGESEGESEDEQEEDEDEDAYLEIEDDSSLSSFVGGGEYW
- a CDS encoding Disease resistance protein (TIR-NBS-LRR class) family (Disease resistance protein (TIR-NBS-LRR class) family; FUNCTIONS IN: transmembrane receptor activity, nucleoside-triphosphatase activity, nucleotide binding, ATP binding; INVOLVED IN: signal transduction, apoptosis, defense response, innate immune response; LOCATED IN: intrinsic to membrane; EXPRESSED IN: 9 plant structures; EXPRESSED DURING: 4 anthesis, petal differentiation and expansion stage, E expanded cotyledon stage, D bilateral stage; CONTAINS InterPro DOMAIN/s: ATPase, AAA+ type, core (InterPro:IPR003593), NB-ARC (InterPro:IPR002182), Leucine-rich repeat (InterPro:IPR001611), Toll-Interleukin receptor (InterPro:IPR000157), Disease resistance protein (InterPro:IPR000767); BEST Arabidopsis thaliana protein match is: disease resistance protein (TIR-NBS-LRR class), putative (TAIR:AT4G16890.1); Has 26294 Blast hits to 18044 proteins in 708 species: Archae - 26; Bacteria - 1938; Metazoa - 2435; Fungi - 200; Plants - 20794; Viruses - 0; Other Eukaryotes - 901 (source: NCBI BLink).): MASSSSRSWTYDVFPSFSGEDVRKSFLSHLLKKLHRKSINTFIDNNIERSHAIAPDLLSAINNSMISIVVFSKKYASSTWCLNELVEIHKCYKELTQIVIPIFYEVDPSDVRKQTREFGEFFKVTCVGKTEDVKQQWIEALEEVASIAGHDSKNWPNEANMIEHIAKDVLNKLIATSSSNCFGDLVGIEAHLKAVKSILCLESEEARMVGILGPSGIGKTTIARILYSKLSSQFDYHVFGSFKRTNQDNYGMKLSWEEQFLSEILDQKDLKISQLGVVKQRLKHKKVLIVLDDVDNLELLKTLVGQTGWFGPGSRIIVTTQDRILLKSHKIDHIYEVGYPSRKLALRILCRSAFDRNSPPDGFMQLANEVTELVGNLPLALNIMGSSLKGRDKEEWIEMMPSLRNSLVDGEILKTLRVSYDRLHGNYQEIFLYIACLLNCCGVEYIISMLGDNAIIGLKILAEKSLIHISPLDKTVEMHSLLQKLGRKIVRDESFGNPGKRRFLLDAEDICDVFTDNTGTETVLGISLNTLEINGTLSVDDKSFQGMHNLQFLKVFENWRRGSGEGILSLPQGLNSLPRKLRLLHWYKFPLRCMPSNFKAEYLVNLEMAYSQLERLWEGTQQLGSLKKMDLSKSENLKEIPDLSYAVNLEEMDLCSCKSLVTLPSSVRNLDKLRVLRMSSCSNVEVLPTDLNLESLDLLNLEDCSQLRSFPQISRNISILNLSGTAIDEESSLWIENMSRLTHLRWDFCPLKSLPSNFRQEHLVSLHMTHSKLEKLWEGAQPFGNLVNIDLSLSEKLKEFPNLSKVTNLDTLDLYGCKSLVTVPSSIQSLSKLTELNMRRCTGLEALPTDVNLESLHTLDLSGCSKLTTFPKISRNIERLLLDDTAIEEVPSWIDDFFELTTLSMKGCKRLRNISTSICELKCIEVANFSDCERLTEFDDASMVRRILRTIDDLIALYEEASFLHAIFVLCRKLVSICAMVFKYPQALSYFFNSPEADLIFANCSSLDRDAETLILESNHGCAVLPGGKVPNCFMNQACGSSVSIPLHESYYSEEFLGFKACIVLETPPDLNFKQSWIWVRCYFRDKCVEHSVQFSWDSNKMDHLLMINFRLPTKEIIGCPSQLDTDDLMFFFYHHMYYACNSYVNPSPCSVQRIKGCGIKFWDVSPRVLSQSELDTYFSWPVKGEGEAEGESEGESEDEQEEDEDEDAYLEIEDDSSLSSFVGGGEYW
- a CDS encoding Disease resistance protein (TIR-NBS-LRR class) family yields the protein MISIVVFSKKYASSTWCLNELVEIHKCYKELTQIVIPIFYEVDPSDVRKQTREFGEFFKVTCVGKTEDVKQQWIEALEEVASIAGHDSKNWPNEANMIEHIAKDVLNKLIATSSSNCFGDLVGIEAHLKAVKSILCLESEEARMVGILGPSGIGKTTIARILYSKLSSQFDYHVFGSFKRTNQDNYGMKLSWEEQFLSEILDQKDLKISQLGVVKQRLKHKKVLIVLDDVDNLELLKTLVGQTGWFGPGSRIIVTTQDRILLKSHKIDHIYEVGYPSRKLALRILCRSAFDRNSPPDGFMQLANEVTELVGNLPLALNIMGSSLKGRDKEEWIEMMPSLRNSLVDGEILKTLRVSYDRLHGNYQEIFLYIACLLNCCGVEYIISMLGDNAIIGLKILAEKSLIHISPLDKTVEMHSLLQKLGRKIVRDESFGNPGKRRFLLDAEDICDVFTDNTGTETVLGISLNTLEINGTLSVDDKSFQGMHNLQFLKVFENWRRGSGEGILSLPQGLNSLPRKLRLLHWYKFPLRCMPSNFKAEYLVNLEMAYSQLERLWEGTQQLGSLKKMDLSKSENLKEIPDLSYAVNLEEMDLCSCKSLVTLPSSVRNLDKLRVLRMSSCSNVEVLPTDLNLESLDLLNLEDCSQLRSFPQISRNISILNLSGTAIDEESSLWIENMSRLTHLRWDFCPLKSLPSNFRQEHLVSLHMTHSKLEKLWEGAQPFGNLVNIDLSLSEKLKEFPNLSKVTNLDTLDLYGCKSLVTVPSSIQSLSKLTELNMRRCTGLEALPTDVNLESLHTLDLSGCSKLTTFPKISRNIERLLLDDTAIEEVPSWIDDFFELTTLSMKGCKRLRNISTSICELKCIEVANFSDCERLTEFDDASMKTRINMCNGF
- a CDS encoding Disease resistance protein (TIR-NBS-LRR class) family (Disease resistance protein (TIR-NBS-LRR class) family; FUNCTIONS IN: transmembrane receptor activity, nucleoside-triphosphatase activity, nucleotide binding, ATP binding; INVOLVED IN: signal transduction, defense response, apoptosis, innate immune response; LOCATED IN: intrinsic to membrane, endomembrane system; EXPRESSED IN: 9 plant structures; EXPRESSED DURING: 4 anthesis, petal differentiation and expansion stage, E expanded cotyledon stage, D bilateral stage; CONTAINS InterPro DOMAIN/s: ATPase, AAA+ type, core (InterPro:IPR003593), NB-ARC (InterPro:IPR002182), Leucine-rich repeat (InterPro:IPR001611), Toll-Interleukin receptor (InterPro:IPR000157), Disease resistance protein (InterPro:IPR000767); BEST Arabidopsis thaliana protein match is: disease resistance protein (TIR-NBS-LRR class), putative (TAIR:AT4G16890.1); Has 26204 Blast hits to 17984 proteins in 706 species: Archae - 26; Bacteria - 1932; Metazoa - 2433; Fungi - 202; Plants - 20704; Viruses - 0; Other Eukaryotes - 907 (source: NCBI BLink).), coding for MISIVVFSKKYASSTWCLNELVEIHKCYKELTQIVIPIFYEVDPSDVRKQTREFGEFFKVTCVGKTEDVKQQWIEALEEVASIAGHDSKNWPNEANMIEHIAKDVLNKLIATSSSNCFGDLVGIEAHLKAVKSILCLESEEARMVGILGPSGIGKTTIARILYSKLSSQFDYHVFGSFKRTNQDNYGMKLSWEEQFLSEILDQKDLKISQLGVVKQRLKHKKVLIVLDDVDNLELLKTLVGQTGWFGPGSRIIVTTQDRILLKSHKIDHIYEVGYPSRKLALRILCRSAFDRNSPPDGFMQLANEVTELVGNLPLALNIMGSSLKGRDKEEWIEMMPSLRNSLVDGEILKTLRVSYDRLHGNYQEIFLYIACLLNCCGVEYIISMLGDNAIIGLKILAEKSLIHISPLDKTVEMHSLLQKLGRKIVRDESFGNPGKRRFLLDAEDICDVFTDNTGTETVLGISLNTLEINGTLSVDDKSFQGMHNLQFLKVFENWRRGSGEGILSLPQGLNSLPRKLRLLHWYKFPLRCMPSNFKAEYLVNLEMAYSQLERLWEGTQQLGSLKKMDLSKSENLKEIPDLSYAVNLEEMDLCSCKSLVTLPSSVRNLDKLRVLRMSSCSNVEVLPTDLNLESLDLLNLEDCSQLRSFPQISRNISILNLSGTAIDEESSLWIENMSRLTHLRWDFCPLKSLPSNFRQEHLVSLHMTHSKLEKLWEGAQPFGNLVNIDLSLSEKLKEFPNLSKVTNLDTLDLYGCKSLVTVPSSIQSLSKLTELNMRRCTGLEALPTDVNLESLHTLDLSGCSKLTTFPKISRNIERLLLDDTAIEEVPSWIDDFFELTTLSMKGCKRLRNISTSICELKCIEVANFSDCERLTEFDDASMVRRILRTIDDLIALYEEASFLHAIFVLCRKLVSICAMVFKYPQALSYFFNSPEADLIFANCSSLDRDAETLILESNHGCAVLPGGKVPNCFMNQACGSSVSIPLHESYYSEEFLGFKACIVLETPPDLNFKQSWIWVRCYFRDKCVEHSVQFSWDSNKMDHLLMINFRLPTKEIIGCPSQLDTDDLMFFFYHHMYYACNSYVNPSPCSVQRIKGCGIKFWDVSPRVLSQSELDTYFSWPVKGEGEAEGESEGESEDEQEEDEDEDAYLEIEDDSSLSSFVEENIGESFLNTNTLVR
- a CDS encoding Disease resistance protein (TIR-NBS-LRR class) family yields the protein MISIVVFSKKYASSTWCLNELVEIHKCYKELTQIVIPIFYEVDPSDVRKQTREFGEFFKVTCVGKTEDVKQQWIEALEEVASIAGHDSKNWPNEANMIEHIAKDVLNKLIATSSSNCFGDLVGIEAHLKAVKSILCLESEEARMVGILGPSGIGKTTIARILYSKLSSQFDYHVFGSFKRTNQDNYGMKLSWEEQFLSEILDQKDLKISQLGVVKQRLKHKKVLIVLDDVDNLELLKTLVGQTGWFGPGSRIIVTTQDRILLKSHKIDHIYEVGYPSRKLALRILCRSAFDRNSPPDGFMQLANEVTELVGNLPLALNIMGSSLKGRDKEEWIEMMPSLRNSLVDGEILKTLRVSYDRLHGNYQEIFLYIACLLNCCGVEYIISMLGDNAIIGLKILAEKSLIHISPLDKTVEMHSLLQKLGRKIVRDESFGNPGKRRFLLDAEDICDVFTDNTGTETVLGISLNTLEINGTLSVDDKSFQGMHNLQFLKVFENWRRGSGEGILSLPQGLNSLPRKLRLLHWYKFPLRCMPSNFKAEYLVNLEMAYSQLERLWEGTQQLGSLKKMDLSKSENLKEIPDLSYAVNLEEMDLCSCKSLVTLPSSVRNLDKLRVLRMSSCSNVEVLPTDLNLESLDLLNLEDCSQLRSFPQISRNISILNLSGTAIDEESSLWIENMSRLTHLRWDFCPLKSLPSNFRQEHLVSLHMTHSKLEKLWEGAQPFGNLVNIDLSLSEKLKEFPNLSKVTNLDTLDLYGCKSLVTVPSSIQSLSKLTELNMRRCTGLEALPTDVNLESLHTLDLSGCSKLTTFPKISRNIERLLLDDTAIEEVPSWIDDFFELTTLSMKGCKRLRNISTSICELKCIEVANFSDCERLTEFDDASMVRRILRTIDDLIALYEEASFLHAIFVLCRKLVSICAMVFKYPQALSYFFNSPEADLIFANCSSLDRDAETLILESNHGCAVLPGGKVPNCFMNQACGSSVSIPLHESYYSEEFLGFKACIVLETPPDLNFKQSWIWVRCYFRDKCVEHSVQFSWDSNKMDHLLMINFRLPTKEIIGCPSQLDTDDLMFFFYHHMYYACNSYVNPSPCSVQRIKGCGIKFWDVSPRVLSQSELDTYFSWPVKGEGEAEGESEGESEDEQEEDEDEDAYLEIEDDSSLSSFVGGGEYW